One genomic segment of Panicum virgatum strain AP13 chromosome 2N, P.virgatum_v5, whole genome shotgun sequence includes these proteins:
- the LOC120660551 gene encoding cytochrome P450 81Q32-like, with protein sequence MDTLTTIAAVIAVLLLALLLALAQASRRGTRRRRNPPGPVALPVIGHLHLFKKPLHRTLALLAARHGAVFQLRFGTRRVAVVSSAQAAEECLGPRDVAFANRPRLPSGRILSYDWTTMGTASYGPYWRHVRRIAVTEILSVLRVQQFADVHEREARAMVRGLYRAAARGRARARVELKSRLFELLMNAMMGMMCARTYYGEEAAAEVSEEARWFREMVEETMELSGASTAWDFLPAWARWLDVGGVGRRLLRLREGRTRFLQGLIEEQRKEMEKGAPARRTMIGVLLTLQNEDPEACPDQLIRTLCFSSREAGTSTSADTVEWAMSLLLNNPPVLEKARQEIDACIGQPVRLIDATDLPKLHYLRCVIMETFRLYPPAPLLVPHESATDCTVAGFHIPKGTMLLVNTFAIHRDSELWDEPESFIPERFQNGKSEGKMFIPFGMGRRRCPAENLGMQMVGLALGTMIQCFDWERVGEDLVDMAEGSGLTLPKEVPLEAFYEPRASAIHLLSGIQ encoded by the exons ATGGATACCTTGACCACCATTGCCGCCGTCATCGCTGTCCTCCTGCTAGCACTACTGCTCGCGCTGGCTCAAGCCTCACGACGCggaactcgccgccgccggaacccGCCGGGGCCGGTCGCTCTCCCCGTCATCGGCCACCTGCACCTCTTCAAGAAGCCCCTGCACCGCACCCTggcgctcctcgccgcccgccacgGCGCCGTCTTCCAGCTCCGGTTCGGCACCCGCCGTGTCGCCGTCGTGTCGTCGGCCCAGGCCGCCGAGGAGTGCCTGGGCCCGCGCGACGTCGCGTTCGCCAACCGCCCGCGGCTGCCGTCGGGACGGATCCTCTCCTACGACTGGACCACGATGGGCACGGCCAGCTACGGGCCCTACTGGCGCCACGTCCGCCGCATCGCCGTCACCGAGATCCTCTCCGTGCTCCGGGTGCAGCAGTTCGCCGACGTCCACGAGCGCGAGGCGCGGGCCATGGTGCGGGGCCTctaccgcgccgccgcgcgcggccgcgcgcgggcTCGGGTGGAGCTCAAGTCGCGCCTGTTCGAGCTGCTCATGAACGCCATGATGGGGATGATGTGCGCGCGGACGTACtacggcgaggaggcggcggcggaggtgagcGAGGAGGCGCGGTGGTTCCGGGAGATGGTGGAGGAAACGATGGAGCTGAGCGGCGCGTCGACGGCGTGGGACTTCCTCCCGGCGTGGGCGCGGTGGCTGGACGTGGGTGGGGtggggcggcggctgctgcggctgcgcgAGGGCCGCACGAGGTTCCTGCAGGGGCTGATCgaggagcagaggaaggagatggAGAAGGGAGCGCCGGCCAGGAGGACCATGATCGGAGTGCTGCTGACGCTGCAGAACGAGGATCCCGAGGCCTGCCCGGACCAGCTCATCCGCACCTTGTGCTTT AGCTCCCGGGAAGCTGGAACAAGTACTTCAGCAGACACAGTCGAATGGGCTATGTCGCTGTTGCTAAACAACCCTCCGGTGCTGGAAAAAGCTCGCCAAGAGATCGACGCATGCATAGGGCAGCCAGTACGCCTAATCGACGCGACTGATCTGCCAAAGCTGCACTACCTTCGGTGCGTCATCATGGAGACCTTTCGTCTGTACCCACCAGCACCACTTCTCGTTCCTCACGAATCCGCCACGGACTGCACGGTGGCCGGGTTTCATATCCCCAAGGGGACAATGCTTCTAGTGAATACATTTGCAATCCATAGGGATTCTGAGCTATGGGATGAACCAGAAAGCTTCATCCCTGAAAG GTTTCAGAATGGGAAGAGTGAAGGCAAGATGTTCATCCCGTTTGGTATGGGAAGGCGGCGATGTCCGGCAGAGAACTTGGGCATGCAGATGGTCGGCCTTGCTCTTGGAACTATGATCCAATGCTTCGATTGGGAAAGAGTTGGAGAGGATCTTGTGGACATGGCTGAGGGCTCTGGCTTAACCTTGCCGAAAGAGGTGCCTTTGGAGGCCTTCTATGAACCTCGCGCTTCTGCGATCCATCTTCTTTCAGGCATTCAGTAG